One Poecilia reticulata strain Guanapo linkage group LG4, Guppy_female_1.0+MT, whole genome shotgun sequence genomic window carries:
- the akr1a1b gene encoding aldo-keto reductase family 1 member A1-B isoform X2 gives MNDFAVLNTGRKMPLIGLGTWKSEPGKVKQAVLWALEAGYRHIDCAAIYGNEVEIGEALQEILGPDKSLRREDVFITSKLWNTRHHPEDVEPSLLKALKDLKLEYLDLYLIHWPYAFQRGDAPFPRKEDGSLLYDDTDYKVTWAAMEKLVEKGLVRSIGLSNFNSRQIDDILSVASIKPTVLQVESHPYLAQVDLLAHCRDRGLVVTAYSPLGSPDRAWKHPDEPVLLQEPAVLSLAEKYKKSPAQIILRWQTQRGVVTIPKSVTESRIKENIQVFDFTLEAEEMKSITALNRGWRYIVPMIEVEGKRVPRDAGHPHYPFNDPY, from the exons ATGAATGACTTTGCAGTTCTCAACACTGGGCGGAAGATGCCCCTTATTGGATTGGGCACATGGAAGAGTGAGCCTGGAAAG GTGAAACAAGCCGTTCTGTGGGCCTTGGAGGCTGGCTATCGTCACATTGACTGTGCAGCTATCTATGGGAATGAAGTTGAGATTGGAGAAGCTCTGCAGGAGATTCTAGGTCCGGACAAG TCTCTGAGACGAGAGGACGTCTTCATCACATCTAAGCTGTGGAACACCCGCCATCACCCAGAGGATGTGGAGCCCTCCCTCCTGAAAGCACTGAAGGACCTGAAGCTGGAGTACCTTGACCTGTACCTCATCCACTGGCCCTACGCCTTTCA ACGAGGAGACGCTCCGTTCCCCAGGAAGGAGGATGGCTCCCTGCTGTATGATGACACAGACTACAAGGTGACCTGGGCAGCCATGGAGAAGCTGGTAGAGAAGGGCCTAGTCCGATCCATCGGCCTGTCCAACTTCAACAGCAGGCAGATTGACGACATCCTGTCTGTGGCCAGCATTAAGCCCACTGTTCTTCAG GTAGAGAGCCACCCGTACCTGGCCCAGGTAGACCTGTTGGCACACTGTCGGGACCGGGGTCTGGTGGTGACCGCCTACAGCCCTCTGGGGTCTCCAGACCGAGCCTGGAAACATCCAGATGAACCCGTCCTGCTGCAGGAGCCTGCAGTTCTGTCACTGGCAGAGAAGTACAAGAAGTCTCCTGCTCAGATCATCCTCAG ATGGCAGACACAACGAGGCGTAGTAACAATTCCTAAGAGTGTGACGGAGTCGCGCATCAAGGAGAACATCCAG GTGTTTGATTTTACCCTTGAAgcagaagaaatgaaaagcatCACAGCACTGAACAGAGGCTGGCGCTACATTGTACCAATGATTGAG GTGGAGGGGAAGCGAGTTCCCAGGGATGCAGGACATCCCCACTACCCCTTCAATGACCCCTACTGA
- the uhmk1 gene encoding serine/threonine-protein kinase Kist isoform X1 → MAHCVPSEPTSKVQAPESIPSQVSVDQSMRPVLFEIFGEIWTVQSRLGQGVSASVYQVSSGRAATAAVKEFQGDSQGGDYGYHKERAVLEDIQGHKNIVTLYGVFTNHNCVGVATRCLLLELLDVSLSELLVRRSNGVKGVSRPQKGHSMWLVQHCARDILEALAFLHREGYVHADLKPRNILWSADDECFKLIDFGLSFKQGNQDVKYIQTDGYRAPEAELQNSLAQAGMEGDSGCTAAIDLWSLGVILLEMFSGIKLKDTVRSQDWKDNSVAVVNRIFASNGVMCPAIPVYHLRDLIKSMLLNNPKQRCTAEAALLNPFFSIPFAPHIEDLVLLPSPVLRLLNLIDDSHLHNDEEYEDILEDMKEECQKYGSVVSLLIPKENPGKGQVFVEYANSSDSKEAQRLLTGRTFDGRFVVATFYPLSAYKRGYLYQTVQ, encoded by the exons ATGGCTCACTGCGTCCCGTCCGAGCCAACCTCCAAGGTTCAGGCTCCAGAAAGTATCCCGTCCCAGGTCAGCGTGGACCAGAGCATGAGGCCGGTGCTGTTTGAGATTTTCGGCGAGATCTGGACCGTTCAGTCCCGGCTCGGTCAAGGTGTGTCGGCCTCGGTTTACCAAGTCAGCTCCGGCAGAGCTGCCACGGCCGCAGTGAAGGAGTTCCAGGGCGACTCGCAGGGAGGGGACTATGGCTATCACAAAGAGAGGGCCGTGCTGGAGGACATCCAGGGGCATAAGAACATCG TCACACTGTATGGCGTGTTCACCAACCACAACTGTGTGGGGGTGGCTACGCGCTGCCTCCTGCTGGAGCTCCTGGATGTCAGCTTATCGGAGCTGCTGGTGAGGCGCAGCAATGGAGTCAAGGGTGTAAG CAGACCCCAGAAGGGCCACTCCATGTGGCTGGTACAGCACTGTGCCAGAGACATCCTGGAGGCTCTTGCCTTCCTTCACAGGGAAGGCTACGTCCACGCTGACCTCAAACCACGCAACATCCTGTGGAGTGCCGACGACGAGTGCTTCAAGCTCATCGACTTCGGGCTGAGCTTCAAACAGGGAAACCAG GATGTGAAGTACATCCAGACGGATGGGTATCGAGCCCCGGAAGCCGAGCTCCAGAACAGCCTGGCACAGGCTGGGATGGAGGGAGACTCCGGCTGCACAGCTGCCATCGACCTGTGGAGCCTGGGCGTCATCCTGCTGGAGATGTTCTCAGGAATCAAACTGAAAGACACCGTCCGCTCACAGGACTGGAAG GACAACAGCGTTGCCGTCGTCAACCGCATCTTTGCCAGTAATGGCGTGATGTGCCCTGCCATCCCAGTCTATCACCTCAGAGACCTTATTAAAAG CATGCTGCTCAACAACCCAAAGCAGAGATGCACAGCTGAAGCTGCCCTGCTCAACCCGTTCTTCAGTATCCCCTTCG cccCTCACATAGAGGATCTGGTTCTACTGCCTTCCCCTGTTCTCCGTCTGCTTAACCTGATTGACGACAGCCACCTGCACAATGACGAAGAGTATGAAG ACATACTGGAGGACATGAAGGAGGAGTGCCAGAAGTACGGCTCAGTGGTTTCTCTGCTCATTCCTAAGGAGAATCCTGGAAAAGGGCAG GTGTTTGTGGAGTACGCCAACTCCAGCGACTCCAAAGAAGCCCAGCGGCTGCTGACCGGCCGAACCTTCGACGGGAGGTTTGTGGTGGCCACCTTCTACCCGCTGAGCGCCTACAAGAGAGGTTACCTGTACCAGACGGTGCAGTGA
- the akr1a1b gene encoding aldo-keto reductase family 1 member A1-B isoform X1, with protein sequence MLLFESQILKRALPRLFCEAAKRVFWRGMNDFAVLNTGRKMPLIGLGTWKSEPGKVKQAVLWALEAGYRHIDCAAIYGNEVEIGEALQEILGPDKSLRREDVFITSKLWNTRHHPEDVEPSLLKALKDLKLEYLDLYLIHWPYAFQRGDAPFPRKEDGSLLYDDTDYKVTWAAMEKLVEKGLVRSIGLSNFNSRQIDDILSVASIKPTVLQVESHPYLAQVDLLAHCRDRGLVVTAYSPLGSPDRAWKHPDEPVLLQEPAVLSLAEKYKKSPAQIILRWQTQRGVVTIPKSVTESRIKENIQVFDFTLEAEEMKSITALNRGWRYIVPMIEVEGKRVPRDAGHPHYPFNDPY encoded by the exons ATGCTCTTATTCGAGAGTCAAATTCTAAAGCGAGCGTTACCCCGGTTATTCTGTGAGGCCGCTAAAAGG GTGTTTTGGAGAGGCATGAATGACTTTGCAGTTCTCAACACTGGGCGGAAGATGCCCCTTATTGGATTGGGCACATGGAAGAGTGAGCCTGGAAAG GTGAAACAAGCCGTTCTGTGGGCCTTGGAGGCTGGCTATCGTCACATTGACTGTGCAGCTATCTATGGGAATGAAGTTGAGATTGGAGAAGCTCTGCAGGAGATTCTAGGTCCGGACAAG TCTCTGAGACGAGAGGACGTCTTCATCACATCTAAGCTGTGGAACACCCGCCATCACCCAGAGGATGTGGAGCCCTCCCTCCTGAAAGCACTGAAGGACCTGAAGCTGGAGTACCTTGACCTGTACCTCATCCACTGGCCCTACGCCTTTCA ACGAGGAGACGCTCCGTTCCCCAGGAAGGAGGATGGCTCCCTGCTGTATGATGACACAGACTACAAGGTGACCTGGGCAGCCATGGAGAAGCTGGTAGAGAAGGGCCTAGTCCGATCCATCGGCCTGTCCAACTTCAACAGCAGGCAGATTGACGACATCCTGTCTGTGGCCAGCATTAAGCCCACTGTTCTTCAG GTAGAGAGCCACCCGTACCTGGCCCAGGTAGACCTGTTGGCACACTGTCGGGACCGGGGTCTGGTGGTGACCGCCTACAGCCCTCTGGGGTCTCCAGACCGAGCCTGGAAACATCCAGATGAACCCGTCCTGCTGCAGGAGCCTGCAGTTCTGTCACTGGCAGAGAAGTACAAGAAGTCTCCTGCTCAGATCATCCTCAG ATGGCAGACACAACGAGGCGTAGTAACAATTCCTAAGAGTGTGACGGAGTCGCGCATCAAGGAGAACATCCAG GTGTTTGATTTTACCCTTGAAgcagaagaaatgaaaagcatCACAGCACTGAACAGAGGCTGGCGCTACATTGTACCAATGATTGAG GTGGAGGGGAAGCGAGTTCCCAGGGATGCAGGACATCCCCACTACCCCTTCAATGACCCCTACTGA
- the uhmk1 gene encoding serine/threonine-protein kinase Kist isoform X2, with protein MAHCVPSEPTSKVQAPESIPSQVSVDQSMRPVLFEIFGEIWTVQSRLGQGVSASVYQVSSGRAATAAVKEFQGDSQGGDYGYHKERAVLEDIQGHKNIVTLYGVFTNHNCVGVATRCLLLELLDVSLSELLVRRSNGVKGVRPQKGHSMWLVQHCARDILEALAFLHREGYVHADLKPRNILWSADDECFKLIDFGLSFKQGNQDVKYIQTDGYRAPEAELQNSLAQAGMEGDSGCTAAIDLWSLGVILLEMFSGIKLKDTVRSQDWKDNSVAVVNRIFASNGVMCPAIPVYHLRDLIKSMLLNNPKQRCTAEAALLNPFFSIPFAPHIEDLVLLPSPVLRLLNLIDDSHLHNDEEYEDILEDMKEECQKYGSVVSLLIPKENPGKGQVFVEYANSSDSKEAQRLLTGRTFDGRFVVATFYPLSAYKRGYLYQTVQ; from the exons ATGGCTCACTGCGTCCCGTCCGAGCCAACCTCCAAGGTTCAGGCTCCAGAAAGTATCCCGTCCCAGGTCAGCGTGGACCAGAGCATGAGGCCGGTGCTGTTTGAGATTTTCGGCGAGATCTGGACCGTTCAGTCCCGGCTCGGTCAAGGTGTGTCGGCCTCGGTTTACCAAGTCAGCTCCGGCAGAGCTGCCACGGCCGCAGTGAAGGAGTTCCAGGGCGACTCGCAGGGAGGGGACTATGGCTATCACAAAGAGAGGGCCGTGCTGGAGGACATCCAGGGGCATAAGAACATCG TCACACTGTATGGCGTGTTCACCAACCACAACTGTGTGGGGGTGGCTACGCGCTGCCTCCTGCTGGAGCTCCTGGATGTCAGCTTATCGGAGCTGCTGGTGAGGCGCAGCAATGGAGTCAAGGGTGTAAG ACCCCAGAAGGGCCACTCCATGTGGCTGGTACAGCACTGTGCCAGAGACATCCTGGAGGCTCTTGCCTTCCTTCACAGGGAAGGCTACGTCCACGCTGACCTCAAACCACGCAACATCCTGTGGAGTGCCGACGACGAGTGCTTCAAGCTCATCGACTTCGGGCTGAGCTTCAAACAGGGAAACCAG GATGTGAAGTACATCCAGACGGATGGGTATCGAGCCCCGGAAGCCGAGCTCCAGAACAGCCTGGCACAGGCTGGGATGGAGGGAGACTCCGGCTGCACAGCTGCCATCGACCTGTGGAGCCTGGGCGTCATCCTGCTGGAGATGTTCTCAGGAATCAAACTGAAAGACACCGTCCGCTCACAGGACTGGAAG GACAACAGCGTTGCCGTCGTCAACCGCATCTTTGCCAGTAATGGCGTGATGTGCCCTGCCATCCCAGTCTATCACCTCAGAGACCTTATTAAAAG CATGCTGCTCAACAACCCAAAGCAGAGATGCACAGCTGAAGCTGCCCTGCTCAACCCGTTCTTCAGTATCCCCTTCG cccCTCACATAGAGGATCTGGTTCTACTGCCTTCCCCTGTTCTCCGTCTGCTTAACCTGATTGACGACAGCCACCTGCACAATGACGAAGAGTATGAAG ACATACTGGAGGACATGAAGGAGGAGTGCCAGAAGTACGGCTCAGTGGTTTCTCTGCTCATTCCTAAGGAGAATCCTGGAAAAGGGCAG GTGTTTGTGGAGTACGCCAACTCCAGCGACTCCAAAGAAGCCCAGCGGCTGCTGACCGGCCGAACCTTCGACGGGAGGTTTGTGGTGGCCACCTTCTACCCGCTGAGCGCCTACAAGAGAGGTTACCTGTACCAGACGGTGCAGTGA